From a region of the Prosthecobacter debontii genome:
- a CDS encoding pyruvate dehydrogenase complex dihydrolipoamide acetyltransferase — protein MPKIIEMPKLSDTMTEGTLAKWTVKEGDKVTTGQTLADVETDKATMEMPCFFEGTLHKILVKAGEKAPLNAPLAIVLEEGEEVPANLDEIIANAQAAAAPAPKAEKPAAGAKKTVSAPGPRLPTAPQPNRRAAASNARVKASPLARKIADEKGVDLSTLEGTGPGGRIVRADVEAAPKGGAVRGGAPATPAIRPTYGPEDERVPTSSMRNIIAERLLASKTQIPHFYLQMEVDAGPLMEFRANLNASNEKSGGNKYTVNDFILKAVIRAAQAQPAINAAWDGDAIVKFKSVGLSVAIAIDDGLVTPVIKGAEKKTLLEISQSVKDLAGKAKNKKLSPDDFAGGTITVSNLGAYGIDQFSAIINPPQAAIIAIGSIRNAPVVNDKGQIVVGQRMWVGLSGDHRVVDGAVAATFLAEMRKFIESPALMLV, from the coding sequence ATGCCCAAAATCATTGAAATGCCCAAACTGAGTGACACCATGACCGAGGGGACCCTCGCTAAATGGACCGTCAAAGAAGGGGACAAGGTCACCACCGGCCAGACGCTGGCTGATGTGGAAACGGACAAGGCCACGATGGAAATGCCCTGCTTCTTTGAGGGCACCCTCCACAAGATCCTGGTGAAAGCGGGTGAAAAGGCTCCCCTCAATGCCCCTCTGGCCATCGTGCTGGAAGAAGGCGAGGAAGTCCCGGCCAACCTGGATGAAATCATTGCGAATGCTCAGGCGGCTGCGGCCCCCGCTCCGAAGGCTGAGAAGCCTGCTGCAGGTGCGAAGAAAACCGTGTCTGCCCCAGGCCCACGCCTGCCCACAGCTCCCCAGCCTAACCGCCGTGCGGCTGCAAGCAACGCCCGCGTGAAAGCTTCCCCTCTGGCTCGCAAGATCGCCGACGAAAAAGGTGTGGATCTGAGCACCCTGGAAGGCACCGGCCCTGGCGGACGTATCGTTCGTGCCGATGTGGAGGCCGCACCTAAAGGTGGTGCCGTCCGTGGTGGCGCTCCTGCCACCCCAGCCATCCGCCCGACCTATGGTCCAGAAGATGAGCGCGTGCCGACCAGTAGCATGCGCAATATCATCGCCGAGCGCCTCCTGGCCTCGAAGACCCAGATCCCACACTTCTACCTCCAGATGGAAGTCGATGCGGGCCCGTTGATGGAATTCCGTGCGAACTTGAACGCCTCCAACGAGAAGAGCGGTGGCAACAAGTACACCGTCAACGACTTCATCCTGAAGGCCGTCATCCGCGCCGCTCAGGCCCAACCTGCCATCAATGCGGCTTGGGATGGCGATGCCATCGTTAAATTCAAGTCCGTCGGCCTCAGCGTCGCCATCGCCATTGATGACGGGCTGGTGACCCCGGTCATCAAGGGAGCCGAGAAGAAGACCCTCCTGGAAATCAGCCAGAGCGTCAAAGACCTCGCCGGTAAGGCCAAGAACAAGAAGCTGAGCCCCGATGACTTCGCAGGCGGCACGATCACCGTGTCCAACCTCGGCGCTTACGGCATTGACCAGTTCTCCGCCATCATCAACCCGCCCCAGGCCGCCATCATCGCCATCGGCAGCATCCGCAATGCTCCTGTGGTGAACGACAAAGGTCAGATCGTCGTCGGCCAGCGCATGTGGGTCGGCCTCAGCGGTGACCACCGCGTGGTGGACGGTGCCGTTGCAGCCACCTTCCTGGCTGAGATGCGCAAGTTCATCGAAAGCCCCGCTCTGATGCTGGTGTAA
- a CDS encoding alpha-ketoacid dehydrogenase subunit beta, protein MPRRITYRDAIREALDEEIARDPMVVVMGEEVAQYNGAYKVTQGLWDKWGDKRLVDTPISEAGFIGMGVGASMLGVRPVMELMFWSFYTVAWDQIVNNAAMVRYMSGGKINCPIVVRGPANGGTSVGATHSHTPENIMANFPGMKCVVPSNAYDAKGLMKAAIRDNDPVMFMESTKLYGEEWEVPSNDELPNGELFIPLGVADIKREGTDISLIAHGKAVITCLEAARILEEEHGINAEVVDLRSIRPLDEETILNSVAKTHRAIYVEEGKPFCGVGSQIAYTIQAQIFDELDAPVLRVNSLDSPAIYSPPLEALQLPTADVVIAKVLSIC, encoded by the coding sequence ATGCCCCGCCGAATCACCTACCGCGACGCCATCCGTGAAGCCCTGGACGAAGAGATCGCCCGCGACCCGATGGTCGTGGTGATGGGGGAAGAGGTGGCTCAATACAACGGAGCCTACAAAGTGACCCAGGGTCTGTGGGACAAATGGGGTGACAAGCGCCTCGTGGATACCCCGATCAGTGAGGCCGGTTTCATCGGGATGGGCGTGGGTGCCTCCATGCTGGGCGTGCGTCCGGTGATGGAGCTGATGTTCTGGAGCTTTTACACCGTCGCCTGGGACCAGATCGTGAACAACGCCGCGATGGTCCGCTACATGAGCGGGGGTAAGATCAACTGCCCGATCGTGGTGCGTGGTCCGGCCAACGGGGGCACCAGCGTGGGGGCAACCCACAGCCACACGCCGGAAAACATCATGGCCAACTTCCCCGGCATGAAGTGCGTGGTGCCGAGCAATGCCTATGACGCCAAAGGCCTGATGAAGGCGGCCATCCGCGACAACGACCCCGTGATGTTCATGGAAAGCACGAAGCTCTACGGTGAAGAGTGGGAAGTGCCCTCCAACGATGAACTGCCGAATGGCGAGCTTTTCATCCCTCTCGGTGTCGCTGACATCAAGCGCGAAGGCACAGACATTTCCCTGATCGCTCATGGCAAAGCCGTGATCACCTGCTTGGAAGCCGCCCGCATCCTGGAAGAAGAGCATGGCATCAACGCTGAAGTGGTGGACTTGAGGAGCATCCGTCCGCTGGATGAGGAAACCATCCTCAACTCCGTGGCCAAGACGCACCGCGCCATCTATGTGGAAGAAGGCAAGCCTTTCTGCGGCGTGGGTTCCCAGATCGCTTACACCATCCAGGCCCAGATCTTCGATGAGTTGGATGCCCCGGTTCTGCGCGTGAATAGCCTGGACTCCCCCGCCATCTACAGCCCGCCGCTGGAGGCCCTTCAGCTTCCGACTGCCGATGTGGTCATCGCCAAGGTTCTGTCCATCTGCTGA